The DNA sequence GCTTGCTGGATCACAGCACCTTGAATATTAGTAGCTCTATCCAACAATAGCTCTTGGACGGTATGAGATTGATTCTCATGTAATTTTAATGTCGTGCTATCTTTTTTAAATTGAGCATTATATTCTTCAGGTCCTTGATATTTTTTAACTTTAATTTCTAATTCTTCAGCAGTTGGGTCTTTTTTTCTGCTTTCTTTAAGTGAATCAGGTTTAATCGCTGTAGCATCAATCTTTTTTGAGGTGGTATCTTGTGCAAAAGTAATGGTGTATCCCACTAGTGCACTACACAATACGAGTAGCGGCGTTGTTAATTTGTTAGAGTTCATATAGATAGTTACAATTGATTTTTTTCATGTTTGATTATAGCACAAGATTTAATTTTGCAATCCTTTGGGTAATGAGAAACTTACCGTTTCATTAAACCCTTGTGTAAAAGAGGCTTCCTTACCACCAAGTTTTTTAAGCATTGCGATTAGCTCTTCTACTAAATATTCTGGAGCAGAAGCACCGGCAGTAACGCCAACATGATTAACATTAGTTAACCATGTTGGATTAAAAGAATTTGCATCTTCAATCAGGTAAGAAGTAACTCCTTGTGACTTAGCTAACTCAGTTAAACGGTTGGAGTTTGAGCTTGAGCGAGAGCCAATCACTAGAATTAATCCGCTAGAATTACAAAGCTTGATTAGTTTTTTAACTGCGTCCTGTCGGTTTTGAGTGGCATAACAGATGTCCTCTTTATTGGGTGCGTGAAGTTTAGGAAAGCGCTGTTTCAATATGGTTAAGATTTCTTTCGTTTCATCTAATGATAGAGTAGTTTGAGTAACATAGGCTAGGTGGTCTGGGTTGGTAACTTGCAGATCTAGTGCGTCTTGTTTATTTTGCACGAGGTACATTTTGGTATGGGCTGAAGCTTGCCCAAGCGTACCAATTACTTCAGGATGATTGGCATGGCCGATGAGAATAATCTCCATACCCTTGCCGCTATATCGTTTTACCTCCATATGTACTTTTGTGACTAATGGACAAGTGGCGTCATAGATAGTAAGATTTCTATTTTTTGCACTTTCCTGCACTGCTTGAGAAACACCATGAGCACTAAAAATAAGAACCGCGCCTTCAGGCACTTCTTGAATGTCCTCAATAAACCGTACACCTTTATTGGTTAGACTTTGTACGACATGGGTATTGTGCACTACTTCGTGTTTGACATAAATAGGTGGGGGAAATAACGCAACTGCTTTCTCAACTACTTCTACCGCCCTCTGCACTCCAGCACAGAATCCGCGAGGGTTGGCAATATAAATCTTAAACGAATGTTCGTTAGGATTCATAGCAAAATATTATTTATGACTCGTGAGGCTATTCCAAATATAGAGTATCGCACCAATAGTGATCGCACTGTCAGCTAGGTTAAAAGTGGGATAATACCAGCTATTATAATGTACGGAGATAAAATCAAAAACTGCACCGAACCTAATTCTATCAATACTATTACCCAACGCACCTCCAACTATTAACCCTAGTGAATTTGTTTGATGGAGTGCAAAT is a window from the Candidatus Methylacidiphilales bacterium genome containing:
- the ispH gene encoding 4-hydroxy-3-methylbut-2-enyl diphosphate reductase, with translation MNPNEHSFKIYIANPRGFCAGVQRAVEVVEKAVALFPPPIYVKHEVVHNTHVVQSLTNKGVRFIEDIQEVPEGAVLIFSAHGVSQAVQESAKNRNLTIYDATCPLVTKVHMEVKRYSGKGMEIILIGHANHPEVIGTLGQASAHTKMYLVQNKQDALDLQVTNPDHLAYVTQTTLSLDETKEILTILKQRFPKLHAPNKEDICYATQNRQDAVKKLIKLCNSSGLILVIGSRSSSNSNRLTELAKSQGVTSYLIEDANSFNPTWLTNVNHVGVTAGASAPEYLVEELIAMLKKLGGKEASFTQGFNETVSFSLPKGLQN